One Rattus norvegicus strain BN/NHsdMcwi chromosome 20, GRCr8, whole genome shotgun sequence DNA segment encodes these proteins:
- the RT1-DMb gene encoding RT1 class II, DM beta isoform X1, whose protein sequence is MAALWPLLLALSLGCIGAGGFVAHVESTCLLDDEGTPMDFTYCISFNKDLLACWDPEEGQIVPCEYGVLFKLAEFISNILNKEEGLIQRLKNGLQDCSTHTQPFWNALTHRTRTPSVQVAQTAPFNTREPVMLACYVWGFYPADVTVVWMKNGQLVTSHSNKEKTAQPNGDWTYQTVSYLALTPSYWDIYTCVVQHSGTPEPIRANWTPGLSPIQTVKVSVSAATLGLGFIIFCLGFFRWRKSHSSSYTPLPGSTYPEGNIAVGLCAQRSSEGLGFMFG, encoded by the exons ATGGCTGCACTATGGCCGCTGCTGCTGGCCCTGAGTCTGGGTTGTATAGGAGCAG GTGGCTTTGTGGCTCATGTGGAAAGCACGTGCTTGCTGGATGATGAAGGGACCCCAATGGACTTCACATACTGTATTTCCTTCAACAAAGATCTGCTGGCCTGCTGGGATCCAGAGGAGGGACAAATAGTCCCCTGTGAATATGGGGTCCTGTTTAAGTTGGCCGAATTCATTTCAAATATCCTCAACAAGGAAGAAGGCCTGATCCAGCGCTTGAAAAATGGGCTTCAGGACTGTTCCACACACACCCAGCCCTTCTGGAACGCGCTGACCCACAGAAcca GAACGCCATCTGTCCAAGTAGCCCAAACCGCTCCTTTTAACACAAGGGAGCCTGTGATGCTGGCCTGCTACGTCTGGGGCTTCTATCCGGCGGATGTGACCGTCGTGTGGATGAAGAACGGGCAGCTTGTTACTTCCCACAGCAACAAGGAGAAGACGGCTCAGCCTAATGGGGACTGGACATACCAGACCGTCTCCTACCTAGCCTTAACCCCTTCCTACTGGGACATCTACACCTGCGTGGTACAGCACAGCGGGACCCCTGAGCCCATCCGCGCGAACTGGA CACCCGGGCTGTCCCCCATCCAGACAGTGAAGGTCTCTGTGTCTGCAGCCACCCTGGGCCTGGGCTTCATCATCTTCTGTCTTGGCTTCTTCAGATGGCGCAAGTCTCACTCCTCCA GCTACACTCCTCTCCCTGGATCCACCTACCCGGAAGGTAACATTGCTGTTGGGCTTTGCGCTCAGCGGTCCTCAGAAGGGCTGGGGTTTATGTTCGGTTAA
- the RT1-DMb gene encoding RT1 class II, DM beta precursor: MAALWPLLLALSLGCIGAGGFVAHVESTCLLDDEGTPMDFTYCISFNKDLLACWDPEEGQIVPCEYGVLFKLAEFISNILNKEEGLIQRLKNGLQDCSTHTQPFWNALTHRTRTPSVQVAQTAPFNTREPVMLACYVWGFYPADVTVVWMKNGQLVTSHSNKEKTAQPNGDWTYQTVSYLALTPSYWDIYTCVVQHSGTPEPIRANWTPGLSPIQTVKVSVSAATLGLGFIIFCLGFFRWRKSHSSSYTPLPGSTYPEGRP; encoded by the exons ATGGCTGCACTATGGCCGCTGCTGCTGGCCCTGAGTCTGGGTTGTATAGGAGCAG GTGGCTTTGTGGCTCATGTGGAAAGCACGTGCTTGCTGGATGATGAAGGGACCCCAATGGACTTCACATACTGTATTTCCTTCAACAAAGATCTGCTGGCCTGCTGGGATCCAGAGGAGGGACAAATAGTCCCCTGTGAATATGGGGTCCTGTTTAAGTTGGCCGAATTCATTTCAAATATCCTCAACAAGGAAGAAGGCCTGATCCAGCGCTTGAAAAATGGGCTTCAGGACTGTTCCACACACACCCAGCCCTTCTGGAACGCGCTGACCCACAGAAcca GAACGCCATCTGTCCAAGTAGCCCAAACCGCTCCTTTTAACACAAGGGAGCCTGTGATGCTGGCCTGCTACGTCTGGGGCTTCTATCCGGCGGATGTGACCGTCGTGTGGATGAAGAACGGGCAGCTTGTTACTTCCCACAGCAACAAGGAGAAGACGGCTCAGCCTAATGGGGACTGGACATACCAGACCGTCTCCTACCTAGCCTTAACCCCTTCCTACTGGGACATCTACACCTGCGTGGTACAGCACAGCGGGACCCCTGAGCCCATCCGCGCGAACTGGA CACCCGGGCTGTCCCCCATCCAGACAGTGAAGGTCTCTGTGTCTGCAGCCACCCTGGGCCTGGGCTTCATCATCTTCTGTCTTGGCTTCTTCAGATGGCGCAAGTCTCACTCCTCCA GCTACACTCCTCTCCCTGGATCCACCTACCCGGAAG GACGGCCCTAG